Genomic DNA from Coregonus clupeaformis isolate EN_2021a chromosome 9, ASM2061545v1, whole genome shotgun sequence:
cttcttgccacagctcgcattgatgtgccatcctggatgagctgcactacctgagtcacttgtgtgggttgtagactccgtctcatgctaccactagagtgaaagcaccgccagcattcaaaagtgaccaaaacatcaggcAGGAAGcctaggaactgagaagtggtctgtggtcaccacctgcagaaccactcctttattgggggtgtcttgctaattgcctataatttccacctgttgtctattccatttgcacaacagcatgtgacatttattgtcaatcagtgttgcttcctaagtggacagtttgatttcacagaagtgtgattgacttggagttacattgtgttgtttaagtgttccctttatttttttgagcagtgtactaagCCTGCTGGATCAGAGTCAAGGCCATGAGAGGACCTCCTAATTCAGCCCAGCCCTAATAAAACCCAAATGGATACTAAATGGGACATTCCCTGTAAATCAAATCCACTAACATTAGAAACAAAGGCAGATACTACAGCCACTCATCAACATGCAGGGAAGTCTCTCAGGGATAGTTAATTACATCTGTACAATGCAAGCGCATCTGTTCAGTTCACTTGAAGCTCACGGTCACTTCTGGCAAGGACAAAATAACCATTGGGCAATGGAGGCCTgccagggagaggagggggaggtgatGGGTGGTGTAGGGGACCACTGGTGAAGTGGAAGGATACGAATGATGTTTCAAGAGGGCTCTCCTTTTCATTTTTCTTCTTCGGGACTTTTCAGAGAAAGCTCTAGCGACTTCAAAAAGCTTCTTCCGTGTAGCTGTGGAGGATTACAGGATCAAATAGAAAGTGGAGAGAAAACAGACAATTGGTTGAGTGTATAAACATTTTAAAAGTTTGAGctgagtttttctttatttaatatGACTGATTGGATTTGAGAAAGCATATGCCCATGAATACATAATTATATATTTCAGAAAACATCTTATTCTTAATATCTTATTTGCAGTTTTAAGAGCAGGGACGGTAGGAACGTTGGAGACTTTTACTATACCTTTCTGGAGCACTGACTGTAAGAGGGTCATGTCCTACAAATGTGTGTTGATTTCTAATAATGACCTTGCTGTATATAGACACCATCCCTCCTTTTCAGTTCCATGCACTGCTAGAACATCCTAGAACCATTTCATTCTAGCTGTAGATGCCCAATGTGGAAGGTTCGAATaacatttggaatttgggagcgacagagagacacacacgttGAGAAAAATATTTAGTTATGCcccagagagcaagagagagattgGGAGTGTTCTTACATTTGCCCATGTGCTTGAGTTTGTCACGGAACAAGGCATCGTCTGTAACATTGGTGCAGGCCTCCCCAGAGCCTGAGGCACAATTATCTCCTAGAACACAAACAAGCACCGTGAAATAGACCCCACAGACACGCACAAgcacagagaaagacacacacaccgaGACATGATAAgacgcacacagagacacacacaacgacTGAGATGCACACCGAGTCACACTTTCTCTGTGTGCCTTTAAAATAAGGCATTTCACTGCAGGAGCCTACATAGGCCCCACATGAAACCTGGACCTGAGTGAGACATTACTAGGATGTAACGTAATGCTATGGAGTGCAGATTAATGATATCTACCTGGAGTGGACATCCCCATGAAAGCCTGTGAATGATGGGACTTGGATGTCTTTGACTCATACTGCAGCCGATCTAAAACAGAGAGTGCCGATGTCTCAGCATCAATGGAGTTGTGAGCATAGAGGCACGTAGCAGGACAACCTGCAAGCCTTCCGTCATGCATTACTAGAACAGAAGTGGAGAAAATGAGGAGGAAAGCACTGCCATGACATAGAGACCCTTCTTCTAATGACTCTTCATACCTTGATTGATGGGGATGAAAGCATAGTGAGATCATCGCTTAGTACTATATAAGACATTTGCAAATGCTGCAAAAAATAATCAGTGTGAGGATGTATTACTGAGTGCGtgcttggatgtgtgtgtgtgcacacctcTCTCAAGGGCGATGAGGAACTCGCGGTTGCGCTGCAGCTCCCTCATAAACTCCTCGTTCTGCAGGAAGAGGGCGATGCGCTCATCCCCCAAGTACTGCTTCAGCTTCCTCTCCTGCTCCGTCTCCATGCCAACCTGGCCTGCCCTGGCCCCCGCCCCAGCCTCCGGCTGAACCTGCTGCGTCACGGACGacagggaggaagaagaggacgagggctgGGTCAGACTACTCTGCGTTAGGCTGGTGTGTGAGCgctgcagggagggagggagggaccagAGAGAACACTGTTAGACATGTCAAAGTCCTATGTGGAAATGCTTCAGTTTTTTATAAAATTGCACCATGAATTGAAAATAATATATCTAGTTTTTTGGGTGTTGTCTTCATTTTTGGAAGACTACTAGGGAACTGATTCTGTATAAATAGTTGAACTGTATTTTTCTTCATGTGCAACCCGTTGCAGAGGCTGGTAATTATCCAGCCAGCTGGCCATCAGAGTAGAGCACCAGGCAGCCAGCAGTCTGTAAGTAATGGGAGTGTGGGTTACTGGTCCATTAGGGGCTGACACATAAATCTACCTACTGGCAGACTATCCAGCTGCTGAGGCAGGATCCGcaggaagtcatcagggaggttgCCTAGTAACGGTGGGTTCCAGTTCCTGTAACTGCCAACCTGCCATTGACTGGCGGGAGGGGGTGGGCCAAGAGGGGGCTGGCAGGGAGGAGTTTGACTGGCATCAAAGCTGGCAGAGAGATGGCAAAGGATATTGTTAGTTCCATTGATGCTATGTTCTGCAACAGTAAATATCAATAATGATGTGTTTTGGTCATCTTCAAAGGATCCATCTAACATAAACATAACTGTTTCTCTAATTTCTTCTGAAAGGTTCTCTCCTTGGCACACATATAAAACATTGTGTTCATATAACAAAACTATTACTAGTATTAGGTCTACAGATCTACCCAAGTTAGAGCACAGTTAAGAACATGTACCTCACATGGATTGCATAGCTGCTGCACTAGCATTCATTAGACAGCAGGTGGAGCATTGAATGCATTATGAACCTCATAGCATTCAAAGCACTCAcagcattttttattttatttttatttcacctttatttaaccaggtaagccagttgagaacaaattctcatttacaactgcgacctggcaaagataaagtaaagcagtgcgataaaaaacacagagttacatatggggtaaaacaaaacataaagtcaaaaatacaacagaaaatatatatacagcgtgtgcaaatgtagcaagttatggaggtaaggcaataaataggctatagtgcaaaataattaaaattgttattaacactggaatgatagatgtgcaagagattatgtgcaaatagagaaacgggtgcaaatgagcaaaataaataacaatatggggatgaggtagttgggtgggctaatttcagatgggctgtgtacaggtgcagtgatcggtaaggtgctctgacaactgatgcttaaagttagtgagggagataagagtctccagcttcagagatttttgcagttcgttccagtcaattgcagcagagaactggaaggaatggcggccaaaggaggtgttggctttggggatgaccagtgagatatacctgctggagtgcatactacgggtgggtgttgctatggtgaccaatgagctaagataaggcggggatttgcctagcagtgatttatagatggcctggagccagtgggtttggcgacgaatatgtagtgaggaccagccaacaagagcgtacaggtcacagtggtgggtagtatatggggctttggtgacaaaacggatggcactgtgatagactacatccaatttgctgagtagagtgttggaggctattttgtaaatgacatcgccgaagtcaatgctcggtaggatagtcagttttacgagggcatgtttggcagcatgcgaaaaaggaagccgattctagatttaactttggattggagattcttaatgtgagtctggaaggagagtttacagtctaaccagacacctatgtatttgtagttgtccacatactctaggtcagacccgtcgaagtagtgattctagtcgggtgggcgggtgctagcagcgtttgattgaagagcatgcatttagttttactagtgtttaagagcagttggaggctactgaaggagtgttgtatggcattgaagctcgtttggaggtttgttaacacagtgtccaatgaagggccagatgtatacaaaatggtgtcgtctgcgtagaggtggatctgagagtcaccagcagcaagagcgacatcattgatatacacggagaaaagagtcggcccaagaatttaaccctgtggcacccccatagagactgacataggtccagacaacaggccctccgatttgacacattgaactctatgagaagtagttggtgaaccaggcgaggcagtcatttgagaaaccaaggctatttagtctgccaataagagaatgcggtggttgacagagtcgaaagccttggccaggtcgatgaagacggctgcacagtactgtctattatcgatcgcggttataatatcgtttaggaccttgagtgtggctgaggtgcacccatgaccagctcggaaaccggattgcatagcggagaaggtacggtgggattcgaaatggtcggtgatctgtttgttaacttggctttcaaatactttcgaaaggcagggcaggatggatataggtctgtaacagtttggatctagagtgtcaccccctttgaagagggggatgaccgcggcagctttccaatctctggggatctcagacgttacgaaagagaggttgaacaggctagtaataggggttgcgaaaaTTTAGGCGGCtggttttagaaagaaagggtccagattgtctagcccagctgatttgtaggggtccagattttgcagctctttcagaacatcagctgtctgaatttgtgtgaaggagaagcggggggcatgggcaagttgcagcggagggtgcagagctggtggccggggtagtggtatccaggtggaaagcatggccagccgtagcaaaatgcttgttgaaattctcgattattgtacatttatcggtggtgatagtgtttcctgggaggaggtgctcttattctccatggactttacagtgtcccaaaaccttttggagttagtgctacaggatgcaaattactgtttgaaaaagttcgcctttgctttcctaactgcttgtgaatattggttcctgacttccctgaaaagttgcatatcgcaggggctatttgatgctaatgcagtacgccacaggatgtttctgtactggtcaagggcagtcaagtctgaggagaaccaggggctatatctgttcttagttctgtattttttgaatggggcatgtttatttaagattgagaggaaattacttttaaaagaacaaccaggcatcctctactgacggaatgagatctatatccatccaggatacctgggccaggtcaattaggaaggtctgctcgctaaagtgttttagggagcgtttgacagtgatgaggggtggtcgtttgaccgcggaccctgTTACGGAAGCAGGCAATAAGGCAgcgatcgctgagatcctggttgaagacagcggaggtgtatttagagggtaagttagtcaggatgacatctatgagggtacccatgtttatggatttagggttgtacctggtaggttcgttgatcatttgtgtgagattgagggcatctagtttggattgtaggatggccggggtgttaagcatatcccaatttaggtcaccaagcagtacgaactctgaggataaatggggggcaatcaattcacatatggtgtccagggcacagctgggggctgaggggggtctgtagcaagtggcaacagtgagagacatttctggaaaggtggatttttagaagtagaagctcaaactgtttgggcacagacctggatagtatgatagagctctgcaggctatctctacagtagattgcaactccaccccctttggcagttctatctagacggaaaatgttgtagttgggatggacatttcagaatttttggtggccttcctaagccaggattcagacactgctagaacatcagggttggcggagtgtgctaacgcagtgaataactcaaacttaggaagtagacttctgatgttaacgtgcagaaaaccaaggcttttacggttacagaaatcaacaaatgatagctcctggggagtaggagtgatactgggggctgcagggcctgggttaacctgtacatcaccagaggaacagaggaggactagaataaggatacggctaaaggctttaagaactggtcttctagtgcgttgggtacagagaataaagggggcagatttccgggcgttgtagaatagattcagggcattatgtacagacaaggatatggaaggatatgagtaaagtggaggtaaacctaagcgttgggtaacaatgaaagagatagcatcactggaggcaccgattgagccggtctcggcatgtatggggggtggaacaaaggaactatttgaggcagtttgagagggacttggggttctacagtgaaattgtataataagaactaactaactaacaaggcatattgacatgggagagaggcataaagcaatcacaggtgttattagagagagctaagacaacaactggtaatggcgataaagtttgggctgaggctaaacagaataaacagggtaccgtgtaaaggaacagtccagcaggcatcatctgtgcagctgagtgatcataaggtccagtgaacagaaatatgtgagtccgagagcagttcaaatagGGGCTTCAGCagagcgagcaggaagcacggttgtagtttgcgtgtgctagccggccggggctagcagatggatcttcgtggaatttgcaacgggaagcctgttgaaaccacagacgattacgtcggcagaccagtcgtgatggatcggcagggctccgtgtcgaatctaggaggtcccgtccggttgacagagaggtagatagccgggagatgtgcttgactcaaggctagctcaaggctgattagccaacaacaacgttcatttggttgcagctagctagttgcgattatccagtgttaaaggtccagtgattcagtgattcaggcagaaaatccgataggttctgggtcgataacgcgctgtgcagacagtgcagactggccgataataatAATCGCTGACCAGCCATATCATGTATTAGATTGAGAAAGCACCAAAGAAGAATATATATCTCAACACTCATGTAAATTATGGTTTCAGAGAAAATGAATTCATTAATTCACATTATCCTAACATCTATCATTCTCCTTTAAGTGAAATGAGGTCAGAGCCAGCCAGCCCTGAGACAACCCCCCTCAACCTACCACCCACCCaaccaaccctccctccctccctccctccctccctccctccctccctccctccctccctccctccctccctcctcttcactTCACTTGCCTGGGAGGTGGTGAGGCTGTGGGCTGGACCTCGCCTGGGTACTTCCTGTCGTAGATGTGCATGTCATAGGATGGCGGGGAGTAGACCGGCGGCGGCTCCTCGTCAGAGCTGTCCGGCTCCAACGTCCGCTCAAGGATCtacagggtcagaggtcaggggagCCATTAAGAATGTTCTAAAGGACATGACAACCCCTTCAAATGGCACATATGAACATTTCAAAGAGCATTAATTAATGAATTAAATGAATAATTAATCTGTATTCTAACTGCtcataggaaatgcagctcagcCTCCTGCCCTTAATAAGAGGCAGTGTGAGGGCTGTCATTGAGCTGTTTTATTAACCTCAAGCAGCAGCAAGTTTTCATCCTGTATTTAATCAATGTAAATTAACTTCACTTTCCAAATAACAGCCTGGCATGTGAGGTAGAATACACTCCACTATAAGTATTAAGTTCAGCTCTTCATAATTTATTAAGATaaaatctccccctctctctcaggtcaTTCCGAGTGATTGGGGGAAATAAACTAAACAAAGTTAGTTAATATCCTGTATGGAGCATGGTGTCATTGGTGGAATACAGCCAGAGTGGACTGAGGCTAATAAAAACACTAAATATGAGAGACCTGCAGTAATTTAATCAAATACAAAGCGAACAGCTTGGCAGTCCAATATTGCACTTGATACAATCTTGTTACTACAGCACAAAGGGAGTTTATGAATGTCCAAAGGAATGGTTTGTCTAGGCtgttcacagcagtcaacacatTGCTAGAGAGCATACCACTCTCTAGCAATGTGTCTCATTCTACATGTACATCCACAGCCAGTCTCCGGGTATTGTCAAGCTTTTGAAGACCGCTTTAGACAGTTTATCAAAGCTTTCTGTCCACAATAGCAGTGTATAATCACAGTGCCCTCCAGAGAAATGCATGTCATCCACTACAACAGCATATTAAAGGCaacatcaaatacttttccctccCCAAGAGCAACCATCTGGTTTGAATAGGCAAAAAAACGAAATACAATGAAATAAGGTGTATGAACGAGTATGGGGTGAAAAGGTAGCTGACAACTTTGACATACATTTCATGATACGCTATGGTCTCTGACGGTCTTAGGTTGTGTTCACTTAGTTTAATCTGGGCTACCCACTAGTTCCTATACCAGTGCACCCAGACGTACCTCAGGAGGAAGGCTGTCCTCTGAGTCAGAGCTGTCGTCGGAGCTGTGTCCGTCTAGGCTCATCTGGAGCAGCTGGTCGATGGTGGAGTCCACGGCTCCGTGGTTGGCCCGCAGAACACACTCTATCACCTCCTGTTCCATGCTGGGGAACATGGTCCTGAAGTCCTCCATGGCCTGGTTGAACTCCAGATGCCGCACCGTGCGTCCACCCCCACCGGGACGACTGTTGTTGAGTTCGGCTGGAACAGGGCTTTCCCTGTGCGCCGCCATGTCACCATGGTTACCACTGCTGTTGCTGTGGCGGCGGAACAGGCTGGTCATCATCCAAAGAGCCTCCAGCCTCCGCACGGCGCCCCTCCTCCGCGCCGGCAACACCACCCGAGAAATGGTGGCTCCTGGTCCCTGGACGGTGGGTGCCCACCGCCTGCCTCCCCTGGCCTGGCTCAACCCTGGCCTGCTGCTTCAACTGTGCCAGTCCACCTCAGGGCCCTCAGCGCTCTGCCCCGTTATCCCCTCATCATCACAACACCAGACAGCCctcgcttcttcttcttctgttttTTGAGCCAGCTGCATCCAATGCTGTGAGGATGTGGTAGCTGGTCtccccaggcaggcaggcagtgtgTGGAGGACCCAGTGCTGCGTTCTCTCTGAGCAGAAGTGGACTAGCTAGCAGTGCCCTAGGACTTCCAGCCCACGCATCCCTTCAGCACCTGCAGTGTTGGGAACAGGAAAGAATGTCAGGAACAGCAGCCATGTTGTGGAGAAGCAGACCGACATCATGACTGGGCATCACAATGAGCAGTGTTGACATGTTCCTTTCAAGCAATAGCCGAGGTGTGTCCAAGTAGGCTATAGAAAGATAAGGCTATACATTTTTGGGACACACACAAAAAGTGGCGTTACAATTCAGCGTGTCTGATAGCATTACTTCCCCGACTTCGACACTCTGCATCAGCCCCGTCACCCTAGGTGTCCGCGTTCCCACAGCAACGCTTGTGTTCCCAGGCACCAAAATAGCGTCAGCCAGTGCCAGCGGAGGGCAGAGCAGGGGCTAGAGGCATCACCGGCTGCCAACTGCACCGTGACTCCGACGGCCGCCACATGCAACGCCTAAGCAGGTTACAGGACCTGAATTAATTAGCCTGCCACTGAGTAAACACTCCTCACCAGTACAGCCATGCAGCAGTTTGTTTCACAGAGACGCAGTGACGCCCGCACAGTGTGACTATGAAGCCAGCCTAGCCCAGCAGCACCTCATCACAGTCAGTCAGCAGGCATTAGACTGTGTCAAATTAGGGCAAATAAGGGTTTGCAGTCTAGATCAAGGGTGTCAAACTAATTTTGCCCCGGAGGCCACATTCGGGCTTCAACAAGGTCCGGAGGGCCGCACTATATTTCCTTGCCAtcaaaatttgcaaaaaaattgtcCTCTATCCATCATTTTTGATGCTCCCGGACTGTGTAGCTTTCATTTtggtgattattagcgagctggacacagtaaagaatttggttttagtcattttaaagtattttgataataataatacttttttaaaGTAAAAAGATTGGACCCCCTCGGACCTGGCCTGCGGGCTGTATGTTTGACACCCTTGGTCTAGAGGCACTGGATCAATAACTGTTTAAATGGCTAGTAGGGCCTGAGACTGGGAGCAGGTGGTGTAACTGACCTAGTACCCGGCTGCTCCATATCAGTGCAGCTGCTCTAGAACGTACTGCACTGCCAGGAGAGGCCATTTGAAAACATCATGGAGCACTCAGGATGAAATGGGGCAGTGTGACGTGAACCTGTGAATCACAGTGCTGCACCAAGGACACACTGCTCTGCCCTGTCCTATGGACCGGCTGCTATCAGTTCTAAGAGtttctgcaacaacaacaaaaaacatacagtgcattcggaaagtattcagatcccttgacttttccacattttgttacgttacagccttattctaaaatggattacataaaatattttctacacacaataccccataatgacaaagccaaaacaggtctttaggaagtattcagaccctttgctatgagactcgaaattgagctcaggtgcatcctgtttccattgatcatccttgagatgtttctacaacttgattggagtccacctgtggtaaattcaattgattggacatcatttggaaaggcacacacctgtctatataaggtcccacagttgacagtgcatgtcagagcaaaaaccaagccatgaggtcgaaggaattgtccgtagagctccgagacaggattgtgtcgaggcacagatctggggaagggtaccaaaacatttctgcagcattgaaggtccccaagtacacagtgccctccatcattcttaaatggaagaagattggaaccaccaagactcttcctagagctggccgcacagacaaactgagcaatcgggggagaagggccttggtcagggaggtgaccaagaacccgatggtcactctgacagagctccagagctcctctgtggagatgggagaaccttccagaaggacaaccatctctacagcactccaccaatcaggcctttatggtagtggctagacggaagccactcctcagtaaaaggcacatgacagcccgcttggagtttgccaaaaggcacctctggtctgatgaaaccaagattgaaatctttggcctgaatgccaagcgtcacatctggaggaaacctggcaccatccctacggtgaagcatcatgctatggggatgtttttcaggggcagggactgggagactagtcaggatcgagggaaagatgaactgagcaaagtacagagagatccttgatgaaaacctgctccagagcgc
This window encodes:
- the LOC121573753 gene encoding CUE domain-containing protein 1 gives rise to the protein MMTSLFRRHSNSSGNHGDMAAHRESPVPAELNNSRPGGGGRTVRHLEFNQAMEDFRTMFPSMEQEVIECVLRANHGAVDSTIDQLLQMSLDGHSSDDSSDSEDSLPPEILERTLEPDSSDEEPPPVYSPPSYDMHIYDRKYPGEVQPTASPPPSFDASQTPPCQPPLGPPPPASQWQVGSYRNWNPPLLGNLPDDFLRILPQQLDSLPRSHTSLTQSSLTQPSSSSSSLSSVTQQVQPEAGAGARAGQVGMETEQERKLKQYLGDERIALFLQNEEFMRELQRNREFLIALERDRLQYESKTSKSHHSQAFMGMSTPGDNCASGSGEACTNVTDDALFRDKLKHMGKSTRKKLFEVARAFSEKSRRRKMKRRALLKHHSLGNAASTANLLADEEAGHLSEEDSKLKRPGPQEEEVPQQEVLS